The following are from one region of the Corylus avellana chromosome ca1, CavTom2PMs-1.0 genome:
- the LOC132162475 gene encoding disease resistance protein RGA2-like has product MPMFPHLEEYFLLENSSSKPLQQTMMMNMATPQSPTSTATASSSSTPLSKLKSMLLNSIEDLEALPEEWLQNLTSLEYLNIKYCNRLNSLSPGIQHLTALQNLVLFNCRELELVNDEDGMHWQGLKSLLSLEFTEVPKLVSLPLGLQHATTLQRLKISNCENLTAIPEWIHNCTSLQVLEIDECSSLTSLPEGMRSLTYLQTLKIHNCPILLQRCEREAGEDWAKIAHIPELKLTYPESDAEVAEPAKEQKKQRIWSIFKKSRALNS; this is encoded by the exons ATGCCAATGTTTCCACATcttgaagaatattttttacttgaaaATTCTAGCTCAAAGCCACTGCAACAgacaatgatgatgaatatggCAACACCGCAAAGTCCAACGTCAACAGCAACAGCCTCCTCTTCATCCACTCCTCTCTCAAAATTGAAGTCTATGCTACTGAATAGCATTGAGGATCTAGAAGCTCTGCCAGAGGAGTGGTTGCAGAACCTCACTTCTCTCGAATATTTAAACATAAAGTACTGCAATAGATTAAATTCTCTCTCCCCAGGTATACAACATCTCACTGCCCTTCAAAACCTGGTTCTTTTTAATTGTCGTGAGCTTGAGCTTGTCAATGATGAGGATGGGATGCATTGGCAAGGCCTTAAGAGCCTCCTATCTTTGGAGTTTACAGAGGTTCCGAAATTGGTGTCTCTCCCGTTGGGGCTTCAACATGCAACCACTCTACAAAGGCTCAAGATTTCAAATTGTGAAAACTTGACGGCTATACCAGAGTGGATCCACAACTGCACATCACTTCAAGTGCTTGAAATTGATGAATGCTCCAGTTTGACATCACTGCCCGAAGGAATGCGTAGCCTAACGTATTTGCAGACGCTGAAAATTCATAACTGTCCCATCTTACTGCAAAGATGTGAGAGAGAAGCGGGTGAGGATTGGGCCAAGATTGCTCACATTCCAGAGTTAAAATTAACGTATCCAGAGTCAG ATGCGGAAGTAGCAGAACCAGCTAAAGAACAGAAGAAACAGAGGATTTGGAGTATATTCAAAAAATCTAGGGCGCTGAATTCATGA